The following coding sequences lie in one Prochlorococcus marinus XMU1412 genomic window:
- the rpsP gene encoding 30S ribosomal protein S16, protein MIKLRLKRFGKKKEASFRIVASNSTSRRDGRPLEELGFYNPRTKETRLDTEALRTRLTQGAQPTDVVRSLLEKGGLLEKKERPSIAIGKAKLEKEKLAKAKTKDEENDSSKAESESNEAES, encoded by the coding sequence ATGATTAAACTGCGCCTTAAGCGCTTTGGAAAGAAAAAAGAGGCAAGTTTCAGAATCGTTGCATCCAACAGTACTTCCAGAAGAGATGGTAGACCTCTAGAAGAACTAGGTTTTTATAACCCAAGAACTAAGGAAACTAGGCTTGATACAGAAGCTTTAAGAACAAGACTTACTCAGGGAGCTCAGCCAACTGATGTTGTGAGATCTTTATTAGAAAAGGGAGGATTATTAGAAAAAAAAGAAAGGCCCTCTATCGCAATTGGCAAAGCAAAGTTAGAGAAGGAAAAATTAGCTAAGGCTAAAACTAAAGACGAAGAAAATGATAGTAGTAAAGCTGAAAGCGAGAGTAATGAAGCTGAAAGCTAG
- the pdhA gene encoding pyruvate dehydrogenase (acetyl-transferring) E1 component subunit alpha: MLTNQNFVKVFFLETHVERISNLQDIKKAELDRETGLFLYEDMTLGRRFEDKCAEMYYRGKMFGFVHLYNGQEAISTGVIGAMKKKHDWFCSTYRDHVHALSAGVPSFEVMSELFGKSTGCSKGRGGSMHLFSREHHLLGGYAFIGEGIPVALGAAFSSKYKKEVAGNSNSDAVTAAFFGDGTCNNGQFFECLNMAQLWKLPIIFVVENNKWAIGMAHDRATSNPEIWRKASAFGMHGEEVDGMDVLAVRGAAQRAIERARAGEGPTLLECLTYRYRGHSLADPDELRSEKEKEFWGKRDPIKKLAQEIIDGKFATEEELKIIEKKIDAEISESVKNAIEAPEPPSEELTKYIWAED, encoded by the coding sequence ATGTTAACAAATCAAAACTTCGTTAAGGTATTTTTCTTGGAAACACACGTAGAGAGAATCTCAAATCTTCAAGACATAAAAAAAGCCGAATTAGATCGAGAAACCGGATTATTCCTTTATGAAGACATGACGCTTGGTCGTAGGTTTGAAGATAAGTGTGCAGAAATGTATTACAGGGGAAAAATGTTTGGTTTCGTTCATTTATACAACGGTCAAGAGGCTATAAGCACGGGAGTAATTGGCGCCATGAAAAAGAAACATGATTGGTTTTGTAGTACCTATCGCGATCATGTTCATGCACTAAGTGCGGGTGTTCCCTCATTTGAAGTAATGAGTGAACTTTTTGGTAAATCCACTGGTTGTAGCAAAGGCCGAGGTGGATCCATGCACTTATTTTCAAGAGAGCATCACCTACTAGGAGGATATGCATTTATTGGAGAGGGAATTCCAGTTGCCTTAGGGGCAGCCTTTTCAAGTAAATACAAAAAGGAAGTTGCAGGAAATAGTAATAGTGATGCCGTAACTGCAGCATTTTTTGGGGATGGGACTTGCAATAATGGGCAGTTTTTTGAATGTTTAAATATGGCTCAGTTATGGAAATTACCCATAATTTTTGTTGTTGAGAATAATAAATGGGCTATTGGTATGGCTCATGATAGAGCTACTAGTAATCCTGAAATCTGGAGAAAAGCGTCTGCTTTTGGCATGCACGGCGAGGAAGTTGATGGAATGGATGTATTAGCAGTAAGAGGGGCAGCACAAAGAGCAATTGAGCGAGCTAGGGCAGGAGAAGGGCCAACACTTTTAGAATGTTTAACTTATAGATATAGAGGGCATTCTCTTGCAGATCCAGATGAATTAAGATCTGAAAAAGAGAAGGAGTTTTGGGGGAAAAGAGATCCTATCAAGAAATTAGCTCAAGAAATTATTGATGGTAAATTTGCTACAGAAGAAGAATTAAAAATTATTGAAAAGAAAATTGATGCTGAAATATCGGAGTCAGTTAAAAATGCAATTGAAGCTCCTGAACCTCCTTCAGAAGAATTAACCAAATATATTTGGGCAGAAGATTAG
- a CDS encoding IMS domain-containing protein: protein MELPLDHFRLIGVSPSATSEEILRAFQLRLDKTPDEGFTYEVLTQRSELLRLTADLLTDPESRREYENLLLNGNSGLDFSSNREVAGLILLWESGSPKEAFKITRKALQPPQTPALGSSREADLILLAALTARDSAIQEQQLRSYSNAADFLHEGIQLLQRMGKLGEIRKELEEDLVALLPYRILDLLSRDLNDQESHKKGLSMLENLIIKRGGLEGNNKSEYKDYLNQQEFEVFFQQIKPFLTVQEQIDLFLELQKRGSLEAGFLAFLSLTAIGFSRRKPEKLFEARRILKKLNLSGLDSMPLVGCLDLLLADIDQASARFSSSSDENLRDWLNNYPGNKLEAICIFCKNWLENDVLVGYRDIDSREVDLDSWFEDREIQEFIEKLEKKSNKIAIRSNLQNQQIEKETSTKTTEDFDNILGNIDERRLPWPGGIKQGYEKVETKKIEFNEEYFKKKPIEFYNFFIEKIAELKFSFGEFLKDKQIINRSPYLIYIYAFLILFAFGIGIGFLRNNFKKSIQDESIAEKPLIAKDKNQKLSEIDIIQEIKKNPSSKLNSISEKSTSIISYEFKELNTASPSLEDIKNLINGWLFNKSNYLGGKGEINLSKIVSKGLIDRTIEERQNDIKKGIYKEINSQIRKIDLESQTSSRIVVLVELNYLERIVKNSGEFINETSLNPLKVKYILGFSNKSWKLVDFVSGL, encoded by the coding sequence TTGGAACTTCCTTTAGACCATTTTCGTTTAATTGGCGTAAGCCCCTCCGCAACTTCTGAGGAAATATTAAGGGCGTTTCAATTGCGGTTAGATAAAACACCTGATGAAGGTTTTACTTATGAAGTTTTAACCCAAAGATCTGAGCTGCTTCGCCTCACTGCAGATCTACTTACAGATCCAGAAAGCAGAAGAGAGTACGAAAATTTGTTATTAAATGGCAATTCTGGATTGGATTTTTCCTCAAATAGAGAAGTAGCAGGATTAATACTTCTTTGGGAATCAGGTTCACCAAAAGAAGCTTTTAAAATTACGAGAAAAGCATTACAACCCCCACAAACTCCAGCTTTAGGAAGTAGTAGAGAAGCTGATTTAATATTATTGGCTGCTTTAACAGCTAGAGATTCTGCAATTCAAGAACAACAGCTTAGATCATATTCGAACGCGGCAGACTTTTTACATGAGGGTATACAACTTCTACAAAGAATGGGAAAGCTTGGAGAAATTAGAAAAGAACTTGAAGAAGATTTGGTTGCTTTGCTTCCTTACAGAATCCTAGATCTACTTAGTAGAGATTTAAATGATCAAGAGTCTCATAAAAAAGGCTTAAGTATGTTGGAAAATTTAATAATCAAAAGAGGTGGTTTGGAGGGTAATAATAAATCTGAGTATAAAGATTATTTAAATCAGCAAGAGTTTGAAGTTTTTTTTCAACAAATTAAGCCATTTTTGACAGTGCAAGAACAGATTGATTTGTTTCTTGAATTACAAAAAAGAGGATCATTAGAAGCAGGATTTTTAGCGTTTCTATCTTTAACAGCTATTGGTTTCTCTAGAAGAAAGCCAGAAAAATTATTTGAAGCCAGGAGAATTTTAAAGAAACTAAATTTATCAGGTCTTGATTCAATGCCTCTAGTTGGCTGTTTAGATTTGCTGTTAGCTGATATTGACCAAGCCTCTGCAAGGTTTTCAAGTAGTTCTGATGAAAATTTACGAGATTGGCTTAATAATTATCCTGGAAATAAGTTAGAAGCGATATGTATTTTCTGTAAAAATTGGTTAGAGAATGATGTTTTAGTTGGATATAGAGACATTGACTCAAGAGAGGTGGATTTAGATTCTTGGTTTGAAGATAGGGAAATTCAAGAATTTATTGAAAAATTAGAAAAGAAATCAAACAAAATTGCAATTAGATCAAATCTTCAAAACCAACAAATTGAGAAGGAAACCTCCACAAAAACGACTGAAGATTTTGATAATATATTGGGTAATATTGATGAAAGAAGATTACCTTGGCCTGGTGGCATAAAACAAGGCTATGAAAAGGTTGAGACCAAAAAAATAGAATTCAATGAGGAATACTTTAAGAAAAAACCAATTGAGTTTTATAATTTTTTTATTGAAAAAATTGCTGAATTAAAGTTTAGTTTTGGGGAATTCTTGAAGGATAAACAGATAATTAATCGGTCGCCGTATTTAATTTATATCTATGCGTTTTTGATCTTATTTGCATTTGGTATTGGGATTGGATTTTTAAGAAATAATTTTAAAAAATCAATTCAGGACGAATCTATTGCTGAAAAACCTTTAATTGCAAAAGATAAAAATCAAAAGCTTAGTGAGATAGATATTATTCAAGAAATAAAAAAAAATCCTTCAAGTAAATTGAATTCTATTTCTGAGAAATCTACTTCAATTATTTCCTATGAATTCAAAGAACTTAATACTGCTTCACCTTCTTTGGAAGATATAAAGAATTTAATTAATGGATGGCTTTTTAATAAAAGTAATTACTTAGGTGGAAAGGGTGAAATTAATCTTTCTAAGATTGTTAGTAAAGGTCTAATTGATCGAACAATCGAAGAAAGACAGAACGATATCAAGAAGGGAATTTACAAGGAGATTAATTCCCAAATTCGTAAGATTGATTTGGAATCGCAAACTTCATCTCGGATAGTTGTTTTAGTTGAATTGAATTATCTAGAGAGAATAGTAAAGAATTCTGGAGAATTTATTAATGAAACATCATTGAATCCCCTTAAAGTTAAATATATTTTGGGTTTTTCAAATAAATCGTGGAAATTGGTTGATTTCGTGAGTGGCTTGTAA
- a CDS encoding PhoH family protein, with translation MKEVSKTGHFTIDLPSSDAATALSGPGNSFLKKFESLTGVSLTIRGLQLEMNGVISKIERASALVELTRPIWEQGLEVPEVDLKAALSSLNMGESSSHAELGKKVLARSKEGRYLRPRTIRQKEYVESIENYDLTFAIGPAGTGKTFLATVCAARLLNEKKIDKIILTRPAVEAGESLGFLPGDLQQKVDPYLRPLFDSLHSIFGFDRTNSLIDKGIIEVAPLAFMRGRTLDNAIVILDEAQNTTCSQMRMFLTRLGERSKMVVNGDITQIDLKKDQESGLIEASRIFSETQDIKFCYLTIEDVVRHPLVQKIIEAYQ, from the coding sequence ATGAAGGAAGTTTCCAAAACTGGTCACTTCACAATAGACTTGCCAAGCTCTGATGCCGCTACAGCATTATCAGGCCCGGGTAATTCTTTCTTAAAAAAGTTTGAGTCCTTAACAGGAGTTTCTTTAACCATAAGAGGCTTACAACTTGAAATGAACGGTGTCATATCGAAGATTGAGAGAGCCTCAGCATTAGTCGAACTAACAAGACCAATTTGGGAACAAGGGTTAGAAGTCCCAGAGGTAGATCTTAAAGCGGCTTTAAGTTCTTTAAATATGGGAGAATCTTCTTCACATGCTGAACTTGGGAAAAAAGTTCTTGCGCGTTCCAAAGAAGGAAGATATCTAAGACCAAGAACTATAAGGCAAAAAGAATATGTTGAATCAATTGAAAATTATGATCTTACGTTCGCAATTGGACCAGCTGGAACTGGGAAGACATTTTTAGCAACTGTTTGCGCGGCCAGACTATTGAACGAAAAAAAAATTGATAAAATTATTTTAACCAGGCCAGCTGTAGAAGCTGGTGAAAGTTTGGGATTTCTACCTGGTGATTTGCAACAAAAAGTAGATCCATATTTAAGACCCCTTTTTGATTCTTTACATAGCATTTTTGGTTTTGATAGAACAAATTCGTTAATCGATAAAGGAATTATTGAAGTTGCTCCTTTAGCATTTATGAGAGGTAGAACCTTAGATAACGCGATAGTTATCCTAGATGAAGCACAAAACACAACTTGCTCTCAAATGAGAATGTTTTTGACCAGATTAGGAGAGAGATCAAAAATGGTTGTAAACGGAGATATTACACAAATTGATTTAAAAAAAGATCAGGAAAGCGGCCTCATCGAAGCATCGAGAATTTTCTCTGAAACTCAAGATATAAAATTTTGTTATTTAACTATTGAAGATGTAGTTCGTCATCCTTTAGTTCAGAAAATCATTGAGGCTTATCAATAA
- a CDS encoding Bax inhibitor-1/YccA family protein: MPASSNFNQAIREAQTSSIVGPNVVKKALPYVGGGMVLTSLGVLAGISLIATNPGLFQPLSIVALIAELILFFIATSAANNANNAKALPLLTAFSLLTGFTLSGIVALAIGTIGIGSVGTAALATGITFVIASYTGQRMSDSVGQALSGVVGLGLIGLLIAMFVQLIGGFFAPGVFGGSGLELIIAGFGTVLFVAMSFVDFYTMPRRYNDDQYLSGALGMYLTYINLFVFILRLMIALQGGGRRD; this comes from the coding sequence ATGCCAGCAAGTAGTAATTTCAATCAGGCTATTCGTGAAGCACAAACTAGTTCAATCGTTGGACCTAACGTTGTTAAAAAAGCTTTACCTTACGTCGGTGGAGGTATGGTTTTAACTTCTTTAGGCGTTTTAGCAGGTATCTCACTCATAGCAACAAATCCTGGGCTTTTCCAGCCTCTCTCAATAGTTGCATTAATTGCAGAATTGATTTTGTTTTTTATAGCCACAAGCGCTGCAAATAATGCAAATAATGCAAAAGCTTTACCTTTACTCACAGCCTTTAGCTTGTTAACTGGATTTACCTTAAGTGGAATAGTTGCCTTAGCAATAGGAACAATTGGGATTGGTTCGGTTGGAACAGCTGCCTTAGCTACAGGTATAACTTTCGTTATTGCTTCTTACACTGGCCAAAGAATGAGTGATAGCGTTGGTCAAGCACTAAGTGGGGTAGTTGGTCTTGGGTTGATAGGACTGCTAATAGCAATGTTTGTCCAATTAATTGGAGGATTCTTTGCTCCAGGAGTTTTTGGAGGTTCAGGACTCGAATTGATAATTGCAGGATTTGGAACTGTCTTGTTTGTTGCAATGTCTTTCGTTGATTTCTATACAATGCCAAGAAGATATAATGATGATCAATACCTTTCAGGGGCCTTAGGTATGTATCTAACTTATATAAATCTTTTTGTTTTTATATTGAGGCTAATGATTGCACTTCAAGGCGGTGGAAGAAGAGACTAA
- the era gene encoding GTPase Era has protein sequence MTNYRSGFVTLLGRPNVGKSTLINKLIGEKITITSPIAQTTRNKLKGILTTDDGQIIFVDTPGVHKPHHRLGEILVKNAKSAINGVDMVIFVIDSSEEPGRGDEYILNFLIANKTDFIVALNKWDLVNKEFKNLRLDQYRRFFGINRNFQIVSASKGEGCSELVDIVLDCLPKGPKLYSEDMICDQPLENLLSDLVREQVLINTREEIPHSVAVKIEKIEEMKRKNGKCFTAILATIIVERTSQKGILIGKKGSMLKVIGQSARSNISKLIDSPIHLELFVKVVPNWRKKQSRLIEFGYEEDS, from the coding sequence TTGACCAATTATAGATCTGGGTTTGTAACTTTACTAGGGAGGCCAAATGTCGGTAAATCTACTTTAATAAATAAATTAATTGGAGAAAAAATAACAATTACTTCTCCAATAGCGCAAACTACCAGAAACAAATTAAAAGGAATACTTACTACAGACGATGGGCAAATAATTTTTGTCGATACCCCAGGCGTTCATAAACCTCATCATCGACTTGGAGAGATATTAGTAAAAAACGCTAAATCTGCAATTAATGGAGTTGATATGGTAATTTTTGTAATTGATTCAAGTGAAGAACCTGGTAGAGGTGATGAATATATTTTGAACTTTCTAATAGCAAATAAAACTGATTTTATTGTTGCATTAAATAAGTGGGATTTGGTTAATAAAGAATTTAAGAATTTACGATTAGATCAATATAGAAGATTTTTTGGAATTAACAGAAACTTTCAAATTGTAAGTGCTTCTAAAGGTGAAGGATGTTCAGAACTAGTCGATATAGTACTTGATTGTCTTCCAAAGGGACCAAAACTATATAGTGAAGATATGATTTGTGACCAACCATTAGAAAATTTATTGTCAGATTTAGTAAGAGAGCAAGTATTAATAAATACAAGAGAAGAAATTCCTCATAGTGTTGCAGTAAAGATAGAAAAGATAGAGGAAATGAAAAGAAAAAATGGCAAGTGCTTTACAGCTATTTTGGCTACTATTATTGTTGAAAGAACTAGTCAAAAAGGTATCCTAATTGGAAAAAAAGGTTCAATGTTAAAAGTTATTGGTCAGTCAGCAAGATCAAATATATCTAAATTAATTGATAGTCCAATTCATCTAGAGTTGTTTGTGAAAGTTGTTCCAAACTGGAGAAAAAAACAATCAAGGCTAATTGAGTTTGGTTACGAGGAAGATTCATAG
- the ffh gene encoding signal recognition particle protein, whose product MFDELSSRFEDAVKGLRGEAKISENNINDALKEVKRALLDADVSLSVVKDFISDVKDKAIGEEVVRGVNPGQKFIEVVNKELINIMGNENSPLNENENSPTVILMAGLQGAGKTTATGKLGLYLKEKDKKVLLVAADIYRPAAVEQLKTLGSQYDLEVFSAKQQNSKPEEIAKDALNFANENDFNSIIIDTAGRLQIDDSMMSEMVRIKEVSNPDEVLLVVDSMIGQEAADLTKSFHEKVGISGAILTKLDGDSRGGAALSIRKISGKPIKFIGVGEKIEALQPFHPERMASRILGMGDVLTLVEKAQKEVELADAEAMQKKLQEATFDFNDFVKQMRLIKRMGSLGGLIKLIPGMNKIDDGMIKDGEDQLKKIESMISSMTLEEKQKPEVLAAQPSRRQRIAQGSGYEAKDVDKVLADFQRMRGFMKQMSNGGMPGMGGMPGMGGMPGMGGMPGMGGMPGMGGMPGMTGNKPMKKQKNNKKKKGFADL is encoded by the coding sequence ATGTTTGATGAACTCTCTTCACGCTTTGAAGACGCAGTAAAGGGTTTAAGAGGCGAAGCAAAAATTAGTGAAAATAACATTAACGATGCCTTAAAGGAGGTAAAAAGAGCACTCCTTGATGCAGATGTAAGCTTGTCTGTAGTAAAAGATTTTATATCAGATGTCAAAGATAAAGCCATTGGAGAAGAAGTAGTAAGGGGTGTAAATCCAGGTCAAAAATTTATAGAAGTTGTAAATAAAGAATTGATTAACATTATGGGGAATGAAAATTCTCCATTAAACGAAAATGAAAATAGTCCTACAGTCATTTTGATGGCTGGACTTCAGGGAGCGGGTAAAACAACTGCAACAGGAAAATTAGGACTGTATTTGAAGGAAAAAGATAAAAAAGTTCTTTTAGTTGCTGCAGATATTTATCGACCAGCAGCTGTAGAGCAGCTTAAAACATTGGGAAGTCAATATGATTTGGAGGTTTTTTCAGCTAAACAACAAAATAGTAAACCAGAAGAGATAGCAAAGGACGCATTGAATTTTGCTAATGAAAATGATTTTAATTCGATAATTATTGACACTGCAGGAAGATTGCAAATAGATGATTCCATGATGAGTGAAATGGTTCGAATAAAAGAAGTTTCTAATCCTGATGAAGTATTGCTTGTTGTTGATTCAATGATTGGGCAAGAAGCTGCAGACTTAACAAAGTCATTTCATGAAAAAGTAGGAATTTCAGGGGCGATATTAACTAAGTTGGATGGGGACTCAAGAGGAGGTGCTGCTTTATCAATAAGGAAAATAAGTGGTAAACCAATCAAATTTATAGGTGTCGGTGAAAAAATAGAGGCACTGCAACCATTTCATCCAGAGAGAATGGCTAGCAGAATTTTAGGCATGGGTGATGTATTGACACTTGTTGAAAAAGCCCAAAAAGAAGTTGAACTTGCTGATGCAGAAGCGATGCAAAAGAAACTTCAAGAAGCGACTTTTGATTTTAATGATTTTGTTAAGCAAATGAGATTAATTAAAAGAATGGGATCACTTGGTGGATTGATTAAATTGATTCCTGGAATGAACAAAATCGATGATGGGATGATAAAAGATGGAGAAGATCAATTAAAGAAAATAGAATCTATGATCTCTTCAATGACTCTTGAGGAAAAACAAAAACCTGAGGTTCTTGCTGCTCAGCCTTCAAGAAGACAAAGAATCGCTCAAGGTAGCGGTTATGAAGCAAAAGATGTAGACAAAGTATTAGCTGATTTTCAAAGAATGAGAGGCTTTATGAAACAAATGTCGAACGGTGGGATGCCAGGAATGGGCGGGATGCCAGGAATGGGCGGGATGCCAGGAATGGGCGGGATGCCAGGAATGGGCGGGATGCCAGGAATGGGCGGGATGCCAGGAATGACTGGTAATAAACCGATGAAAAAACAAAAAAATAACAAGAAGAAAAAAGGGTTTGCTGATTTATAG